From the Acidovorax sp. NCPPB 3576 genome, the window ACGAGTTGAAGGCCGTGCAGTTCTGGCTGGAGCAGAACTCGCGCGCTTTAAGCGCCACGGTGCAGGCGCTGGAGGTGCAGAAGATGACCCTTGCCACGCTGAAAGGCATGAACGTGGCGATGGGCGATCTGGCCGGGGCCTTCGCGCCCAAGCCATCGCCCGCGGCGCCCGCCCCCGAGCCGGCCCGTGCCGCTCCCGCGCCACATCGTGAGTCCTATCGCGAGGCCCGTCGCGAGGCACCACCGGCCGAGCCACCCGCTCCCGAGGCCGCGGCCGAAGACGACGTGACCAGCGACAACGCGGCCACATCCACCGCCATTCCCGGCGTAGTGGACCCGATGCAATGGTGGGGCGCCCTGACCAGCCAGTTCCAGCAGATCGCGGCCAATGCGTTGGGCGATGCGTCCCACCAAGCTGCGGTGGAGGCCACGCGCGGCGCGGCGACCGAAGCCTTCAAGACGGCTACCGACATGGCCACGCAGTTGGCGGCGCAGGGTTTGCAGGGCGTGCAGGAGGCCACGCGCATGGCCGCGGCATCGCAAGGCGCGGATGCGCCGCCTGCCCGCGGCCGCAAGTCCGCCGCAGCCCCTGCCGCTTCGAAGCCCAAACGCACCCGTGCCGCCGCTGCGCCGCAAGAGGCACCCACCAAAAAACCGGCGCCCCGGCGCGCAGCCGCCCCTGCGGCAGCCAAGACCGCCGCGCCCCGAAAGCGCACAGGGAAGTGACCGCCTTTTTTTCTGACATGGCCGCCCGCGCAGCGGGCCGCCGCGACCTTTGCCATCGACCATGAAACTCTTTCCCAACGGCCACGCCACCCATCCCCAGTGGCGCATGGCAGCCGCGCTGGTGCTGGCGCAACTGCGCGCGCAGATGGCGCTGCCGCAGTACGCCAGCGCGCCCACCCTGGGGGTGCTCTACATCACCGACCACTACGCCAACGAGGCGCAGGCCCTGCTGGACTTCGTGTCGGCCGAGCTGCCCGAGGTGACCGACTGGAGCGGCACCGTGGGCGTGGGCGTGGCCGCCAACAATGCCGAGTACTTCGATGAACCGGCGCTGTCCGTCATGCTGCTGGACCTGCCACCCGACCAGTACCGCGTGTTCTCCGGCGTGGCGCCGCTGGCGCGCAATGCGGCCAGCGGGTTCGTCGCGCACACGGCGCTCGTGCACATGGACGGACGCACGCCCGACCTGGCCGAGCTGATCGATGAAATGGCCGACCGCACGGCCACCGGCTACCTGTTCGGCGGCCTGTCGGCCAGCCGCAGCGCGAGCGTGCAGTTCGCCGTGGGCGGCAACGGCAACATCGCGGGGCAGGGCGGCGCGCGGGGCGTGTTCGATGGCGGGCTGTCGGGCGTGGCCTTCGGCGAGGGCGTGAGCCTGCTGTCGCGCGTCACGCAGGGCTGCCAGCCGGTGGGGCCGCTTTGCACCATCACCGAGGCGCAGGACAACGTGGTGCTGGCGCTCGATGGCCAGCCGGCGCTGGATGCGCTGCTGGACACGCTGCACATTTCGCTCGACGGCGACCCGCAGCCCGCGCTGCGCGAGGTGCGGGCCACGCTCGCGGGCCTGGTGGATGCCGGCGTGCAGCCGCTCGGCCGGGCCGGGCATTTCGGCACGGACACCCGGGTGCGCCACATCGTGGGGCTCGATGCCACGCGCCGCGGCGTGGCCCTGGCCGACCAGGTGGAAGAGGGCATGCGCCTGGCGTTCTGCCAGCGCAACGTGGCGGCGGCACGCGCCGACCTGATGCGCATCTGCGCCGAGATCCGCGAGGAACTCACGCCCGAGGAAACCGAAACCCTGCCCGCGCCGGCACCTTCGGCCGACAGCGAGCGCCGCGCGCTCGCGCAGGCCCTGGGCGGCAGCGCCGACCGGCCGGCGCGCGCGCCGGTGCAGCGGCACATGGTGGGGGCGATCTACGTGAGCTGCTCCGGCCGCGGCGGCCCGCATTTCGGCGGGCCGAGCGCGGAGCTGCAGATCGTGCGCCATGCGTTGGGCGACGTGCCGCTGGTGGGGTTCTTCGCCGGCGGCGAGATCGCCCATCACCGGCTGTATGGCTACACCGGCGTGCTGACGGTCTTCACCAGCGAGCACGCGCCGGCCTGAGCCCGGGGCAGCGAAAGGCGCCGCGCGGCGTGCTCGCAGGCCGTGCGCCCCCTTCCCGGCCGGTCCAACGGGGTTTTGAGCCTTTTCGGCCTCACGCCCTAGAAAATCATGCGGTGGCAGCTATAAAAATAATAGCAAAAGCCGTCAAATTGCCGGCATGAGCGCGGGCGCGGCCGTGCGCGGCATGCCGGTGAAGGCGAAGTCCACTTCCGGCGCCAGCCCGCTCACGATGCGGGCGATGGAGCGGCCCGAGCCGCAGGCGTGCGTCCAGCCCAGCGTGCCGTGGCCCGTGTTGAGGAACAGGTTGCCGATCTTCGTCTTGCCGATCAGCGGCACGTTGCTGGGCGTGGCGGGGCGCAGCCCGGTCCAGAACTGGGCCTGGCGCGTGTCGCCCGCGCCGGGAAAGAGTTCTTCCACGCGGCGCACGATGGCCTCGCAGCGCACGGGGTTCAAGTCGCGCTGGTAGCCGTTGAGTTCTGCCGTGCCGGCGATTCGCAGGCGGTCGCCGCGCTCGCTGGTGTAGCGCGAGAAGACGAGCTTGTATTCATCGTCCGTCAGGCTCACCTCGTAGGCCGCCGAGGCATCGCGCACCGGCAGGGTGACCGAATAGCCCTTGGCCGGGTAGATGGGCAGGCGCAGGCCCAGTGGCTCGGCCAGCAGCGGGCTGAACGAGCCCATGGCCAGCACGTAGGCATCGCCCCGCACGCGTTCGAAGCGGCCTTCCGCGTTGGTGATCTCGGCATGGTCGATGGCGCCGCCTGCCGTGCGCAGCGCCGTGATGTGGCAGCCGGTACGGAACTGCACGCCCGCCGCCTGCGCCAGCCGGGCCAGCTCGCGCGTGAAGGTGTTGGCGTCGCCCGATTCGTCCTCGGCCGTGTAGGTGGCGCCGGCCAGTTGCGGGCGGATGTGGGCGAGTGCGGGCTCCAGCCGCACGGCCTCGTCGGCGCTGACCACGCGGCGCTCGCAGCCCAGGGCGCGCATCTGCTCGGCGGGGGCGAGCGCGGCATCGAACTCCCGGGCGCTCGTGTAGAAATGCAGGATGCCCTGCGTGCGCTGGTCGTACTGGATGCCCGTATCGCGGCGCAATTGCTGCAGCGTGTCGCGGCTGTAGGTGCCCAGGCGCACGATCTGCTCGATGTTGTGCCGCGTGCGCGCCGGCGTGCATTCGCGCAGGAACTGCAGGCCCCACAGCCACTGGCGCATGTCGGCGCGCAGGCGAAAGAGCAGGGGGGCGTCTTCGCGGCCCAGCCATTTCAGCACCTTGAACGGCGCGCCGGGATTGGCCCAGGGCTCGGCATGGCTCACCGAGATCTGCCCGCCGTTGGCGAAGCTGGTTTCCGCGCCGGGAACGCCCTGGCGGTCGGTGACGGTCACTTCGTGGCCGAGCTGCTGCAGGAAGTAGGCGGAGGTGGTGCCGAGCAGGCCGGCACCGAGAACGATCACGCGCATGATTCACAAGCCTTTTGGAAGGTTTGCACCAAGCAAATCGCCGGCGTGGCGCTATTGAATCGATAGCATGCAGCCGACGGCGATCTGCCGTGCTGCCGCTCCCCCTGTCCTTGGTACCTGAGAGATTCACCCTGCGCCAACACGGCGAGGGGCTTGCTCCTTCGGTGCGCCATGGCATGCATGGCGGCTCTCCAGACGGCTTTGATGGTGGTGCAGTACGGGACCTGAGCGTGTATGGGAGTTTGCGCCTTCGGTGGAGCGGCCCGGGGGCCGTTCGCTCTCCTGCGGGGTGCATCGTAGCAGCGAAGCCGCGCCGCGCAAACCCGGTGCGCGGTGAAGGGGGCCGTGCCGCAGCGGTCAGTCGATGCGGATCCGGGCGTCCTTCACCACCTGGGCCCACTTGGCGCGGTCGGCGTGGACGGTCTGGCGGAACTGCGCGGGCGTCTCGATGCGCACGGCGTTGCCCTGCGATTCGAAGCGCTCGCGCACGTCGGGCTGCTCCAGCACCTGGCGCAGGGCGGTGTTGAGTTGTTGCACCACGGCGGCGTCCGTTCCCTTGGGCGCGAAGAGGCCGAACCAGATCGAGCTGTCGAAGCCCTGCGTGCCCGGCAGGCCGCTGGAGGCAATGGTGGGCACCTCCTTGACGGCGGCCACGGGCTTGGCAGTGGTCACGCCCAGCAGGCGCACCTTGCCGGCCTTGTAGTGCGGCAGCACGGTCTGCACCTGGTTCATGATGCAGCAGGTCTCGCCGCGCACCACCGACGTGATGGCTTCGGGGCCGCCCTTGTAGGGCACGTGGACCATGTCCAGGCCCAGGCGCGCATTGAATTCGGCGAACGCCATGTGCGTGCCGGCGCCGTTGCCGGTGGAGGCGTAGTTGTATCGGCCCGGGTGGGCCTTCACCGCCGCGACGAACTCCTGGAGCGTCTTCACGTCGATGACGTTCGGGTTGATGGTGAGCACGTTCGACACGTCGATCAGCGGGCCCACGGGCACGAAGTCGTCCTCCACGTCGAAGGGCAGCTTGGGGTAGAGCGCGGCGTTGCTGCCGTGCGTGGCGGCGGTGCCGAAGGCCAGCGTGTAGCCGTCGGGCCTGGCGCGGGCCACGAACTCGCTGGCGATGTTGCCGGCGGCGCCCGATTTGTAGTCGATGACGATGGGCTGCCCGAGCTTCTGGCTCAGGGGCTCCTGCACCGCGCGGGCCACGACGTCGATGCCCGAGCCCGCCGGAAAGCCCAGGATCAGGGTGATCGGTTGCCGGGGCCAGCCGGCCGCTTCGGCGTGGGCGCCGAAGCTGAAGGTGGCGGCCGCGGCGCAGGCCAGGGCGGCGGCGATGCGGTGGATGGCTCGGTGAGTGATGGAAAAGAGGGGCGGCATGGCAGAGGGGCGCTGAACGCGGGGTGGGAACCGATGCGCCATTGTGGGCAGGCGTTCATGCGCCGCACGCCATATGCATATGGGCCGGGGGCGCGCCGCCGCCATAGGGTGAACGCGGTGGGCGCGGGGCCGCGCGGGCCCCGCGTGGCTCAGTACCGGTTCGGGTTGTCCGGGCGGCGGTCCTGGCGGTTGGGCACGCCGTCGCCGTCGCGGTCCCAGCCGCCGCGGCGCATTTCCCAGCGGCCGTCGTGTTGCACCCAGGCCGGCTGGCGATAGACATAGCCGGGGCGGGCACGGACCCAGTGGCCGGCCACCCAGACATGGCGGTGGCCACGCCATTCCCAATGGCCCGTCTCCCACACCATGCCGCGGCGCGGGGGCGGCACGGCTTCACGGCGGGGTGGGGGTGGTGCCTGGTACTGCACCATCACGGGCCCGGGCTGCTGGTACACCGGTCCGCCGGCCTGCACGATCACGGTGGCACTGGTGGCCGCGCGCGCCACGGTGGTGACGGAGCCCAGCGATGCGAGGGCCAGCGTGGCGGCGGTGAGGGCAATGGTCTTGCGGGTCATGAGTTGTGACCGGGTGTTTCCGGCCGGGCGGGGGCCAGGGCCTGCGCCTCACCGGGCGGCGTAGCGCGCCAGCAGGGTGCGCACGATGCGCCGGTGGAACGGAACGACCAGCGCCATGTACACCCGGCCCAGCGTGTTGTGCACATGCACCACGGTGCTCAGGGCGACCCGGGGCGGTCCCTCCGGCGGTTGCCGCTTGGTCAGCGACACCTGCACGTCGAGGTGGCGGTCGTCCTGGCCCATGACCACTTCGTCGTCAGCCAGGTGCCGGATCCGGAAGATGCCCACGCGGTCGCCCACCCGGTAGCTGGCGGCGTCGCGCAGCGGGTGGGCGGCATCGCCACCGAGCGCTCCCAGGTCCTTCAGGCCTGCCAGCCGCACCAGCCGGTTGCGCAGCGCCATGAGCCGGTTCGTCCAGCCGGGCACTTGGGCCACGGTGGACAGCCAGGCCTGCAGCGCACTCGTCGCGGGATCGGGGTCGGTGGTTTCGTAGCTGTCGGCAAAGTAGGCGCCGGGCAGTGCCGATGCAATCGCGCTGCCGGGTGGCACCGCGACGGTGGTGATCGTTGGAGGGTGGGGCGTGGTGTGCATGAGGTGGTGGGGCGTTGTGCCGAAAACAAAGGGTGGCGCGGCTCAGCGCCGCATGCTGGTGAACACGTCGAACTCCCAGCTGCGCAGCGCCAGCAGCACGGTGTAGCCCTCGCGTTCGCGCTCGGATACGCGCTGGTCGGCCAGGTGCTGCTGCGCGAAATCGTTCGCCACGCGCTGCATGCGTTCCCAGAAGGCCGGCGCCAAGCTGCGGCTGATGGCGCCGTGCACCAGCAGAACGCCTTCGCCGGGGCCGTCGAAGCTGCCGGCGAAGTAGTCGAGCAGCGCATGGTCGCGAAAGTAGTGCATCACCGGGCCGTGCGGGCGCCAGCGGAAGGTCTTGGCGAGCTTGAGGCGGTAGCGGTTCAGCGGGCGCAGCTCGATGATGCCGATGCGGTCGAGCTGCACGAGGTATTTGACGCCCTCGGCCTCGCTCAGCCGGTAGGTGGTCACGATCTGCTCCAGCGTCCACTGGCTCAGCACGCAGATCGCCATGAGCATCAGCTTCTTGTCGGCCACCACGGCCGTTTCCTGCGCCTGGCTCAGTTCCTTGAGCAGCGGCTGGCTGTCGGCCACGCGCCGGGCCAGGTCGGCGAAGTCGAGCGCCAGTGCCCGGCAGATCGCATCGATGCGCGACAGCGGCATGTCGCCCTTGGCCAGCATGCGCTTGACGCTGGATTCGGCCATGCCCAGGGCCTGGGCCAGGTCCGCGTACGTCATCTGTGCGGATTTGAGTTCTTTCTTGAGGGCGGCAACGAGGTCGGCGGTGGTGCTCATGGGTATCGATTATGGATACCCGGCGTGGCAGGCGATGGGCCTGGGCGCGTTTCATGCGCCTTGGGGGCGGTGTGGGGGGCGAGACTGCGTGCCATTCCCCGCTGTCTCCCGGAGCTTCCTCTCATGCCCTCGTCCATCCGTTCCTTTGCCCGCCCCCTCCTCTCGCGCCCGGCCTTCGCCGAATGGGCCTTGTACGGCGCCCTGATCGCCTTGGCTGCCTTGAGCGCCTGGGGCCCGCACGTGGCGCCCAATCCGCACCAGCATGCCTTTGCCGACCAGCGCACGCTGTGGGGCATCGCCCATGCGATGGACGTGCTCACCAATCTGCCGTTCGCCCTGATGGGGCTGTTGGGTGTGCGGCGCCTGGCGCAGG encodes:
- a CDS encoding PhaM family polyhydroxyalkanoate granule multifunctional regulatory protein yields the protein MSDTSPFGFGKFVPGFDFLQNLAKGASGGVPQMPSLSSWVAPTISVEELEKRIDELKAVQFWLEQNSRALSATVQALEVQKMTLATLKGMNVAMGDLAGAFAPKPSPAAPAPEPARAAPAPHRESYREARREAPPAEPPAPEAAAEDDVTSDNAATSTAIPGVVDPMQWWGALTSQFQQIAANALGDASHQAAVEATRGAATEAFKTATDMATQLAAQGLQGVQEATRMAAASQGADAPPARGRKSAAAPAASKPKRTRAAAAPQEAPTKKPAPRRAAAPAAAKTAAPRKRTGK
- a CDS encoding helix-turn-helix domain-containing protein encodes the protein MSTTADLVAALKKELKSAQMTYADLAQALGMAESSVKRMLAKGDMPLSRIDAICRALALDFADLARRVADSQPLLKELSQAQETAVVADKKLMLMAICVLSQWTLEQIVTTYRLSEAEGVKYLVQLDRIGIIELRPLNRYRLKLAKTFRWRPHGPVMHYFRDHALLDYFAGSFDGPGEGVLLVHGAISRSLAPAFWERMQRVANDFAQQHLADQRVSEREREGYTVLLALRSWEFDVFTSMRR
- a CDS encoding D-amino acid dehydrogenase, which produces MRVIVLGAGLLGTTSAYFLQQLGHEVTVTDRQGVPGAETSFANGGQISVSHAEPWANPGAPFKVLKWLGREDAPLLFRLRADMRQWLWGLQFLRECTPARTRHNIEQIVRLGTYSRDTLQQLRRDTGIQYDQRTQGILHFYTSAREFDAALAPAEQMRALGCERRVVSADEAVRLEPALAHIRPQLAGATYTAEDESGDANTFTRELARLAQAAGVQFRTGCHITALRTAGGAIDHAEITNAEGRFERVRGDAYVLAMGSFSPLLAEPLGLRLPIYPAKGYSVTLPVRDASAAYEVSLTDDEYKLVFSRYTSERGDRLRIAGTAELNGYQRDLNPVRCEAIVRRVEELFPGAGDTRQAQFWTGLRPATPSNVPLIGKTKIGNLFLNTGHGTLGWTHACGSGRSIARIVSGLAPEVDFAFTGMPRTAAPALMPAI
- a CDS encoding Bug family tripartite tricarboxylate transporter substrate binding protein; the protein is MPPLFSITHRAIHRIAAALACAAAATFSFGAHAEAAGWPRQPITLILGFPAGSGIDVVARAVQEPLSQKLGQPIVIDYKSGAAGNIASEFVARARPDGYTLAFGTAATHGSNAALYPKLPFDVEDDFVPVGPLIDVSNVLTINPNVIDVKTLQEFVAAVKAHPGRYNYASTGNGAGTHMAFAEFNARLGLDMVHVPYKGGPEAITSVVRGETCCIMNQVQTVLPHYKAGKVRLLGVTTAKPVAAVKEVPTIASSGLPGTQGFDSSIWFGLFAPKGTDAAVVQQLNTALRQVLEQPDVRERFESQGNAVRIETPAQFRQTVHADRAKWAQVVKDARIRID
- a CDS encoding YXWGXW repeat-containing protein — translated: MTRKTIALTAATLALASLGSVTTVARAATSATVIVQAGGPVYQQPGPVMVQYQAPPPPRREAVPPPRRGMVWETGHWEWRGHRHVWVAGHWVRARPGYVYRQPAWVQHDGRWEMRRGGWDRDGDGVPNRQDRRPDNPNRY
- a CDS encoding DUF2867 domain-containing protein; this encodes MHTTPHPPTITTVAVPPGSAIASALPGAYFADSYETTDPDPATSALQAWLSTVAQVPGWTNRLMALRNRLVRLAGLKDLGALGGDAAHPLRDAASYRVGDRVGIFRIRHLADDEVVMGQDDRHLDVQVSLTKRQPPEGPPRVALSTVVHVHNTLGRVYMALVVPFHRRIVRTLLARYAAR
- a CDS encoding FIST signal transduction protein, which gives rise to MKLFPNGHATHPQWRMAAALVLAQLRAQMALPQYASAPTLGVLYITDHYANEAQALLDFVSAELPEVTDWSGTVGVGVAANNAEYFDEPALSVMLLDLPPDQYRVFSGVAPLARNAASGFVAHTALVHMDGRTPDLAELIDEMADRTATGYLFGGLSASRSASVQFAVGGNGNIAGQGGARGVFDGGLSGVAFGEGVSLLSRVTQGCQPVGPLCTITEAQDNVVLALDGQPALDALLDTLHISLDGDPQPALREVRATLAGLVDAGVQPLGRAGHFGTDTRVRHIVGLDATRRGVALADQVEEGMRLAFCQRNVAAARADLMRICAEIREELTPEETETLPAPAPSADSERRALAQALGGSADRPARAPVQRHMVGAIYVSCSGRGGPHFGGPSAELQIVRHALGDVPLVGFFAGGEIAHHRLYGYTGVLTVFTSEHAPA